In the Geobacter sp. FeAm09 genome, one interval contains:
- the ovoA gene encoding 5-histidylcysteine sulfoxide synthase has protein sequence MDLKNTRTTILNEGDPEQKRAEILDYFHKTFDIDEKLYETLRYDDTFHLRADRLRHPLIFYFGHTATFFINKLTIAKAIETRINPGFESLFAVGVDEMSWDDLDATHYDWPTRQAVKEYRDKARELVDGLIRRLPLKLPITWEDPFWAVMMGIEHERIHLETSSVLIRQLPIDQVVQLPLWSICDEAGEPPENRLLQVAGGRVVLGKPLDHPLYGWDNEYGCHEAAVAGFKASQYLVSNREFLAFVRAGGYGERQWWTEEGWGWRQFRQAEHPLFWINNAGGWKLRTMASEIDLPWNWPVEVNCLEAQAFCAWKAAATGLPIRLPTEDEWTRLRDVCAIPDQPWWEKAPGNINLEQWSSSCPVDRFRFGDFCDVVGNVWQWTETPIYPFHGFRIHPWYDDFSTPTFDTRHNLIKGGSWIATGNEATRDARYAFRRHFFQHAGFRYVESAAPVEVHQDQYETDTLTAQYCDAHYGAERFGVANFPATCARLCLEAMAGRATGRALDLGCALGRASFELARGGFQRVTGLDFSTRFFRLAARMQEEGHLRYAFPEEGEILSFHEVGLADLGLEGARDRVEFYQADACNLPEKFTGYDLVLAANLIDRLYSPRRFLATIHERLNPGGVLVITSPYTWLEEFTKKEEWLGGYRDAGENVTSLEGLRKALAPRFRMVGEPRDVPFVIRETRRKFQHTIAEMTIWELT, from the coding sequence ATGGACCTTAAGAATACCCGCACCACCATCCTGAACGAGGGTGACCCGGAGCAGAAACGGGCCGAGATCCTGGACTATTTCCACAAGACGTTCGACATCGACGAAAAACTCTACGAGACGCTCCGGTACGACGACACCTTCCACCTGCGGGCCGACCGGCTGCGGCACCCGTTGATCTTCTACTTCGGCCATACCGCCACCTTCTTCATCAACAAGCTGACCATCGCCAAGGCGATCGAGACCCGCATCAACCCCGGTTTCGAGTCCCTGTTCGCCGTGGGGGTGGACGAGATGTCCTGGGACGACCTGGATGCCACCCATTACGACTGGCCGACCCGGCAGGCGGTCAAGGAGTATCGCGATAAGGCGCGGGAACTGGTGGACGGCCTGATCCGCCGCCTGCCGCTCAAGCTGCCCATTACCTGGGAAGATCCGTTCTGGGCGGTCATGATGGGCATTGAGCACGAGCGTATCCACCTGGAGACCTCATCGGTGCTGATCCGCCAGCTACCCATCGACCAGGTGGTGCAGCTTCCCCTCTGGTCGATCTGCGACGAGGCGGGGGAACCGCCGGAAAACCGGCTGCTTCAGGTTGCGGGAGGCAGGGTGGTCCTGGGCAAGCCCCTGGATCATCCGCTCTATGGGTGGGACAACGAGTACGGCTGCCACGAGGCCGCGGTGGCCGGGTTCAAGGCCTCCCAATACCTGGTGTCCAACCGGGAGTTCCTGGCCTTTGTCCGGGCCGGCGGCTACGGGGAACGGCAGTGGTGGACCGAGGAGGGGTGGGGGTGGCGCCAGTTCCGGCAGGCCGAGCACCCGCTCTTCTGGATCAACAACGCCGGCGGCTGGAAGCTGCGCACCATGGCCTCGGAGATCGACCTCCCCTGGAACTGGCCGGTGGAGGTAAACTGCCTGGAGGCCCAGGCTTTCTGCGCCTGGAAGGCGGCCGCTACCGGCCTCCCCATCCGCCTGCCGACCGAGGACGAATGGACCCGGCTCAGGGATGTGTGCGCCATCCCGGACCAGCCCTGGTGGGAGAAGGCGCCGGGCAACATCAATCTGGAACAGTGGTCGTCCTCCTGTCCGGTGGACCGCTTCCGTTTCGGCGATTTCTGCGACGTGGTGGGCAATGTGTGGCAGTGGACCGAAACCCCCATCTACCCCTTCCACGGTTTCCGGATTCATCCCTGGTACGACGACTTCTCCACCCCCACCTTCGATACCCGCCACAACCTGATCAAGGGAGGGTCGTGGATAGCCACCGGCAACGAGGCGACGCGGGATGCGCGCTATGCCTTCCGCCGGCACTTCTTCCAGCACGCCGGGTTCCGTTACGTGGAGAGCGCCGCGCCGGTGGAGGTGCACCAGGACCAGTACGAGACCGATACCCTGACGGCCCAGTATTGCGACGCCCATTACGGGGCGGAACGGTTCGGCGTGGCCAATTTTCCGGCGACCTGCGCCAGGCTCTGCCTGGAGGCCATGGCGGGGCGCGCCACGGGGCGGGCCCTGGACCTGGGGTGCGCCCTGGGGCGGGCCTCTTTCGAACTGGCCCGGGGCGGCTTTCAGCGGGTAACCGGTTTGGATTTCTCCACCCGCTTCTTCCGTTTGGCGGCCCGCATGCAGGAGGAGGGGCATCTGCGCTACGCCTTCCCCGAGGAGGGGGAGATCCTCTCGTTCCACGAGGTCGGCCTGGCCGACCTGGGGTTGGAGGGCGCGCGCGATCGGGTGGAGTTCTACCAGGCCGACGCCTGCAACCTGCCGGAAAAATTCACCGGCTACGATCTGGTCCTGGCGGCCAACCTGATCGACCGGCTCTACTCGCCCCGCCGTTTCCTCGCAACCATCCACGAGCGCCTCAACCCGGGCGGCGTGCTGGTGATCACCTCCCCCTACACCTGGCTGGAGGAGTTCACAAAAAAAGAAGAATGGCTGGGGGGGTACAGGGATGCAGGGGAGAACGTGACCTCGCTGGAGGGGCTGCGCAAGGCACTTGCCCCCCGTTTCCGCATGGTGGGCGAACCGCGCGACGTCCCCTTCGTGATCCGCGAAACCCGGCGCAAGTTCCAGCACACCATTGCCGAAATGACTATATGGGAGTTGACATGA
- a CDS encoding archease, which yields MPYRFLDHIATADVAFEAWGATREELFAAGAEALLHTMVHDPGAVERREHAAIALEEGELDLLLFSFLQELVFLKDARQLLLHPDEVRIAENGGRFRLDSAVRGERIDRRRHPLVVDVKAVTLHRLRVACEAGIWRAVVVLDV from the coding sequence ATGCCCTACCGGTTCCTGGATCACATCGCCACGGCCGACGTGGCCTTCGAGGCGTGGGGGGCGACGCGGGAAGAGCTGTTTGCCGCCGGCGCGGAGGCCCTCCTGCACACCATGGTCCACGATCCCGGGGCCGTGGAGCGCCGGGAACATGCCGCCATCGCCCTGGAGGAGGGGGAGCTGGACCTGCTGCTCTTCTCGTTCCTGCAGGAGCTGGTCTTTCTCAAGGATGCGCGGCAACTGCTGTTACACCCGGATGAGGTGCGGATTGCGGAGAATGGCGGCCGCTTCCGGCTGGACTCGGCCGTGCGGGGCGAGCGGATCGACCGGCGGCGCCATCCCCTGGTGGTGGATGTCAAGGCGGTCACCCTGCACCGCTTGCGGGTCGCCTGCGAAGCCGGAATCTGGCGCGCCGTGGTGGTGCTGGACGTGTAG